Proteins encoded within one genomic window of Tidjanibacter massiliensis:
- the yidC gene encoding membrane protein insertase YidC — protein MDKKTLIGLLIVGVILFGYVFYNSKQVAKYQQEQYRADSIARAEHPERYVEEVPLSDTGKAVRDELEARQAEQARQDSIVIANIGQSLVDASRAEARTYTLENEVIKVWVSSKGATVTNVELKDYKRYDGQPLMIYKEGTAKFDMELFIKRAYNFAQLNTKDYVFTEAEMTETPLPEGGFAQSLHLKLPVDAETGAAIEYVYTLRPDNYMVDFDINFIGMQEYTSNLTFFNFDWGATTLQNEKGYKNENMNTTLAYRYPGAKKIEQLGASEGHRGKEIKTKVNWVSFKQQFFSSVLIAREDFTADAVGFDTKSEGTGEIKDFSATFSVPYDPAQTSYRFQYYFGPNQYTIMRSYDMKLEKVIPLGGSLISWINTGLTINVFNWLSKFISNYGIIILILTVIIKLIILPLTYKSYMSSAKMRVLQPQLNEINERYPNQEDALKKQQAVMELYKKCGVSPMGGCIPMLIQMPILIAMFRFLPASIELRGQHFLWAEDLSSYDSVLQLPFKIPFYGDHVSMFALLMALAMFFYSRMTYKQTASAGPQMAGMKFMTVYLMPILMLCWFNSYASGLTYYYLLSQLFTMLIMYIIRYSVNEEKLLAKLQSNAAKADRSAATKKKSKWQMRYEEALRQQQQMQRQQQQKAYGGSQKTHTAKPQSTKNQPPKKRR, from the coding sequence ATGGATAAGAAGACACTCATCGGCCTCCTGATAGTCGGCGTCATCCTGTTCGGATACGTATTCTACAACTCCAAACAAGTTGCCAAATATCAGCAGGAACAGTACAGGGCCGACTCCATAGCACGCGCCGAACACCCCGAACGATATGTGGAAGAGGTCCCGCTCAGCGATACGGGCAAAGCAGTACGCGACGAGCTGGAGGCCCGGCAGGCGGAACAGGCCCGACAGGACTCCATCGTCATCGCCAATATCGGACAGTCGCTCGTAGATGCATCCAGGGCCGAAGCCCGCACCTACACCCTCGAAAACGAGGTCATCAAGGTGTGGGTATCCTCCAAGGGAGCCACGGTCACCAACGTAGAGCTCAAGGATTACAAACGTTACGACGGGCAGCCGCTGATGATATACAAGGAGGGTACGGCGAAGTTCGACATGGAACTCTTCATCAAACGCGCCTACAACTTCGCCCAGCTCAATACGAAAGACTATGTCTTCACCGAAGCGGAGATGACCGAAACGCCCCTGCCCGAAGGAGGCTTTGCACAGAGCCTGCACCTGAAACTGCCGGTGGATGCCGAGACGGGAGCGGCCATAGAGTATGTCTATACGCTGCGGCCGGACAACTACATGGTCGATTTCGACATCAACTTCATCGGCATGCAGGAGTACACCTCCAACCTTACCTTCTTCAACTTCGACTGGGGGGCCACCACGCTCCAGAATGAAAAGGGGTACAAGAATGAGAACATGAACACTACCCTCGCCTACCGGTATCCCGGCGCGAAGAAGATAGAACAGCTCGGTGCATCCGAAGGACATCGCGGCAAGGAAATCAAGACCAAGGTCAATTGGGTGAGCTTCAAACAGCAGTTCTTCTCTTCGGTGCTCATTGCCCGGGAAGACTTTACGGCGGATGCCGTAGGTTTCGACACCAAATCGGAGGGAACGGGCGAGATCAAAGATTTCTCGGCAACCTTCTCCGTACCCTACGACCCGGCGCAGACGAGCTACCGCTTCCAATACTACTTCGGCCCCAACCAGTACACCATCATGCGGTCGTACGACATGAAGCTGGAAAAAGTCATCCCCCTGGGCGGCAGTCTCATCAGCTGGATCAACACCGGTCTGACCATCAACGTCTTCAACTGGCTCAGCAAATTTATCAGCAACTACGGCATCATCATCCTGATACTGACCGTCATCATCAAACTGATTATCCTGCCGCTGACCTACAAGTCCTATATGTCGAGCGCGAAAATGCGGGTACTCCAGCCGCAGCTCAACGAGATAAACGAACGCTATCCCAACCAGGAGGATGCGCTCAAGAAACAGCAGGCGGTCATGGAACTCTACAAGAAGTGCGGCGTGAGCCCCATGGGCGGCTGTATCCCCATGCTGATACAGATGCCTATCCTCATCGCCATGTTCCGTTTCCTGCCGGCCTCCATCGAGCTGCGCGGGCAGCACTTCCTGTGGGCCGAGGACCTCTCCTCCTATGACAGTGTCCTGCAACTGCCCTTTAAAATTCCCTTCTACGGCGACCACGTCAGCATGTTCGCCCTGCTCATGGCACTCGCCATGTTCTTCTACTCGCGCATGACCTACAAACAGACCGCATCGGCCGGGCCCCAGATGGCCGGCATGAAGTTCATGACCGTCTATCTGATGCCTATTCTGATGCTCTGCTGGTTCAACAGCTATGCCAGCGGCCTGACCTACTACTACCTGCTCTCGCAGCTCTTCACCATGTTGATAATGTATATCATCCGTTATTCGGTGAACGAGGAGAAGCTCCTGGCCAAGCTGCAGAGCAACGCCGCGAAGGCCGACCGCAGTGCCGCGACCAAAAAGAAAAGCAAATGGCAGATGCGCTATGAAGAGGCGCTCCGCCAACAGCAGCAGATGCAGCGCCAGCAGCAACAGAAAGCCTACGGCGGCAGCCAGAAGACGCATACGGCCAAGCCGCAGAGCACCAAGAACCAGCCTCCCAAAAAACGCCGTTAG
- a CDS encoding DUF4932 domain-containing protein, with protein MELMSALARTAGYEEYAMNLGGSYTADIDSCMGPCRTHPAVAFMQEIRRTNGISYDAVMSMALLLKYCDGRFVLMPQQETMLDKRWATVDKERFLALLSDFHARSRFRDFFVAHEPLYAARIAAFRESIMTGFDQTWYADFYGTEAQETFTVVIGFCNGGQNYGIRRHPEGGPEEAVSVIGYVVDSNGVPQYDGSYLALLIHEFNHSFVNPLLTDHAALLERSGKILLATTRYAMAVQAYGNWQTLLNESLVRAATICYMQAHDYPLRTVKAMLVEELSRNFYWMPELVGLLHEYERERSAYPTFASFCPRIAAFFDGVAETQVNRIEAVLQQ; from the coding sequence GTGGAACTGATGTCGGCTCTCGCCCGGACGGCCGGTTACGAAGAGTATGCCATGAACCTGGGCGGAAGCTACACCGCCGATATAGACTCCTGCATGGGTCCCTGCCGCACCCATCCGGCCGTCGCCTTCATGCAGGAGATACGGCGCACGAACGGCATCTCGTACGACGCGGTCATGTCGATGGCGCTGCTGCTAAAGTACTGCGACGGCCGGTTCGTCCTGATGCCGCAACAGGAAACCATGCTCGACAAACGATGGGCGACGGTGGACAAGGAGCGTTTTCTCGCGCTGCTTTCCGATTTCCATGCCCGGAGTCGGTTCCGCGACTTCTTCGTCGCACACGAACCGCTCTATGCCGCCAGAATCGCAGCATTCCGGGAGAGCATCATGACGGGTTTCGACCAGACGTGGTATGCCGATTTTTACGGTACGGAAGCACAGGAAACCTTCACCGTCGTCATCGGTTTTTGCAACGGAGGACAGAACTACGGCATCCGACGACATCCGGAGGGAGGCCCGGAGGAGGCGGTATCCGTCATAGGGTACGTCGTGGACAGCAACGGCGTACCGCAGTACGACGGCTCCTACCTCGCCCTGCTGATACACGAATTCAACCACTCGTTCGTCAATCCGCTGCTGACGGACCATGCCGCTCTGCTGGAGCGTTCCGGGAAAATCCTGCTGGCCACTACCCGGTATGCAATGGCTGTACAGGCCTACGGCAACTGGCAGACGCTCCTCAACGAATCACTGGTACGGGCCGCCACGATATGTTACATGCAAGCACACGACTATCCTCTCCGCACCGTAAAGGCCATGCTGGTGGAAGAACTCTCCCGAAATTTCTACTGGATGCCGGAGCTGGTCGGCCTGCTGCACGAATACGAACGGGAACGCAGCGCATACCCGACCTTCGCATCTTTCTGTCCGCGTATCGCGGCCTTCTTCGACGGAGTAGCCGAAACACAAGTGAACCGTATAGAAGCTGTGCTGCAACAATGA